Proteins encoded in a region of the Oncorhynchus gorbuscha isolate QuinsamMale2020 ecotype Even-year linkage group LG16, OgorEven_v1.0, whole genome shotgun sequence genome:
- the LOC123999605 gene encoding UNC93-like protein MFSD11 isoform X1 yields the protein MADLRIYNVVILGLGFLFIFTAFTTCGNIEQTIVKSLDNDTFTGSGYHSLGIIYGIFSFSNLLAPTVVAIIGPQFTMFFSGILYSGYVAVFITPSTWSFYFTSVLIGIGAAMLWTAQGHFLVENSDASTINRNTGMFWALLQCSMLFGNLYIYFDWNGKMEISDRSRKTIFIGLLVTSVLGTLSFLALRKTLPPEEEMLNEEEGQPLLSSRMMYKQRANSAVQDAKSEFKTILQLLKTKTILLLSCCMAYSGLELSFYSGVYGTCIGATTEFGAAAKGLIGISGIVLGIGEIVGGGVFGLLCKNNRFRRTSVVFLGMVVHFVAFYLIYLNIPDDAPVVLKTSTLNKPYLTPSISIALLSSFLLGLGDSCFNTQLYSILGHVYAEQSAPAFAIFKFIQSIFAAVAFFYSGYLLLTWQLLIMVILGFTGTLCFFMVERIQNFSVDLQQEH from the exons ATGGCAGACCTCAGGATTTACAACGTTGTCATTCTGGGACTAGGATTTCTGTTCATTTTCACTGCTTTCACCACCTGTGGAAACATTGAA CAAACCATAGTTAAAAGCCTGGACAATGATACCTTCACTGGAAGTGGTTATCACAG CCTTGGAATCATCTATGGAATTTTTTCATTTTCAAATTTGTTAGCTCCAACTGTTGTTGCTATAATTGGACCACAGTTTACAATGTTTTTCAGTGGAATTCTTTACAG TGGTTACGTAGCTGTATTCATCACCCCATCAACATGGTCCTTTTACTTCACCTCAGTACTAATCGGCATAGGAGCAGCCA TGCTTTGGACAGCTCAAGGACACTTCCTTGTGGAGAACTCCGATGCTTCCACCATCAATAGGAACACAGGGATGTTTTGGGCCCTTTTACAGTGCAG CATGTTATTTGGCAATctgtacatttattttgattgGAATGGAAAGATGGAAATATCAG ATAGGAGCAGAAAGACTATCTTTATTGGTCTGCTGGTTACCTCAGTGCTGGGAACACTCAGCTTCCTGGCTCTGAGAAAGACTCTTCCACCAGAGGAGGAGATGCTCAATGAGGAGGAAGGCCAGCCTTTGCTCTCATCTCGCATGAT GTATAAGCAAAGAGCCAACTCTGCAGTACAAGATGCAAAGTCAGAATTCA AGACAATTCTGCAACTGCTCAAAACCAAAACCATATTGCTTCTGAGCTGTTGCATGGCATACAGTG GTCTGGAGCTATCTTTCTACAGTGGTGTGTATGGGACATGTATCGGGGCAACAACAGAGTTTGGAGCGGCAGCTAAAGGCTTGATTGGGATCTCCGGAATCGTGTTGGGGATTGGAGAGATAGTTG GTGGAGGCGTCTTTGGACTACTATGTAAGAATAACCGCTTCAGAAGGACATCTGTGGTCTTCCTGGGGATGGTCGTCCATTTTGTCGCCTTCTACTTGATCTACCTCAACATCCCAGATGATGCCCCTGTGGTTTTAAAAACTAGCACACTGAACAAGCCATATCTGACACCAAG TATCTCTATCGCATTGCTCTCTAGTTTCCTGCTTGGACTCGGTGACAGCTGTTTCAACACTCAACTGTACAGCATCTTGGGGCATGTTTATGCTGAGCAAAGCGCGCCTGCTTTTGCCATCTTCAAATTCATCCAG TCCATTTTTGCAGCAGTTGCCTTCTTCTACAGTGGCTACTTGCTGTTGACATGGCAACTGCTCATTATGGTCATCCTGGGCTTCACTGGAACACTCTGCTTCTTCATGGTGGAAAGAATACAGAACTTCTCTGTAGACCTACAACAAGAGCATTAG
- the LOC123999606 gene encoding ubiquitin domain-containing protein UBFD1-like isoform X2, giving the protein MVGNEEVVMETEATLKEPQPLCENIGEGNAEVSETVSRTDNAGESSSTQDPTVSNGDDNDEGKEMVDLKIIWNKNKYDLKIPLDGTGAKLKERIHSLTGLPPAMQKVMYKGLLPEDKTLREIKVTNGAKIMVVGSTINDVLAVNTPKEVIQQEVKAEENKKEPLCRQKQHRKVLDKGKPEDIMPSVKGTKERLPTVPLAGMYNKSGGKVRLTFKLEQDQLWIGTKERTEKIPMGSIKHVVTEPIEGHEDYHMMAFQLGPTEASQYWVYWVPIQFVDAIKDTVLGKWQYF; this is encoded by the exons ATGGTAG GAAATGAAGAAGTCGTAATGGAAACTGAAGCAACGTTGAAAGAGCCACAACCACTGTGTGAAAATATTGGTGAAGGAAATGCTGAAGTATCGGAAACTGTGTCTCGGACAGATAATGCCGGGGAAAGCTCTTCAACTCAGGACCCCACTGTCAGCAATGGAGATGACAAtgatgaaggaaaggagatggTAGATCTAAAGATTATTTGGAACAAGAATAAGTATGATCTCAAGATTCCTTTAGATGGCACTGGAGCCAAACTGAAAGAGCGAATCCATTCACTCACTG GTCTTCCACCTGCTATGCAGAAAGTGATGTACAAGGGACTGCTACCAGAAGATAAGACGCTACGTGAAATTAAAGTTACAAATGGTGCAAAAATAATGGTGGTTGGATCTACAATAAATGATGTACTAGCTGTAAATACTCCAAAAGAGGTTATTCAGCAGGAAGTTAAAGCTGAAGAAAACAAAAAGGAACCTTTGTGTCGGCAAAAA CAACACAGAAAGGTGTTGGACAAAGGCAAACCAGAGGACATAATGCCATCTGTTAAAGGAACAAAG GAACGCTTACCAACAGTGCCTTTAGCCGGAATGTACAACAAATCTGGTGGAAAAGTTCGTCTCACCTTCAAACTGGAACAAGATCAACTGTGGATTGGAACTAAGG agaggacagagaaaatcCCAATGGGCTCCATCAAACATGTGGTGACTGAACCCATTGAAGGCCATGAGGATTATCACATGATG GCGTTTCAGTTGGGTCCAACAGAAGCCTCTCAGTATTGGGTCTACTGGGTGCCAATTCAGTTTGTTGATGCAATCAAAGACACAGTCCTTGGAAAGTGGCAGTATTTCTAA
- the LOC123999606 gene encoding ubiquitin domain-containing protein UBFD1-like isoform X3 has protein sequence METEATLKEPQPLCENIGEGNAEVSETVSRTDNAGESSSTQDPTVSNGDDNDEGKEMVDLKIIWNKNKYDLKIPLDGTGAKLKERIHSLTGLPPAMQKVMYKGLLPEDKTLREIKVTNGAKIMVVGSTINDVLAVNTPKEVIQQEVKAEENKKEPLCRQKQHRKVLDKGKPEDIMPSVKGTKERLPTVPLAGMYNKSGGKVRLTFKLEQDQLWIGTKERTEKIPMGSIKHVVTEPIEGHEDYHMMAFQLGPTEASQYWVYWVPIQFVDAIKDTVLGKWQYF, from the exons ATGGAAACTGAAGCAACGTTGAAAGAGCCACAACCACTGTGTGAAAATATTGGTGAAGGAAATGCTGAAGTATCGGAAACTGTGTCTCGGACAGATAATGCCGGGGAAAGCTCTTCAACTCAGGACCCCACTGTCAGCAATGGAGATGACAAtgatgaaggaaaggagatggTAGATCTAAAGATTATTTGGAACAAGAATAAGTATGATCTCAAGATTCCTTTAGATGGCACTGGAGCCAAACTGAAAGAGCGAATCCATTCACTCACTG GTCTTCCACCTGCTATGCAGAAAGTGATGTACAAGGGACTGCTACCAGAAGATAAGACGCTACGTGAAATTAAAGTTACAAATGGTGCAAAAATAATGGTGGTTGGATCTACAATAAATGATGTACTAGCTGTAAATACTCCAAAAGAGGTTATTCAGCAGGAAGTTAAAGCTGAAGAAAACAAAAAGGAACCTTTGTGTCGGCAAAAA CAACACAGAAAGGTGTTGGACAAAGGCAAACCAGAGGACATAATGCCATCTGTTAAAGGAACAAAG GAACGCTTACCAACAGTGCCTTTAGCCGGAATGTACAACAAATCTGGTGGAAAAGTTCGTCTCACCTTCAAACTGGAACAAGATCAACTGTGGATTGGAACTAAGG agaggacagagaaaatcCCAATGGGCTCCATCAAACATGTGGTGACTGAACCCATTGAAGGCCATGAGGATTATCACATGATG GCGTTTCAGTTGGGTCCAACAGAAGCCTCTCAGTATTGGGTCTACTGGGTGCCAATTCAGTTTGTTGATGCAATCAAAGACACAGTCCTTGGAAAGTGGCAGTATTTCTAA
- the LOC123999645 gene encoding uncharacterized protein LOC123999645, translated as MFLLIIIFTNFGTLIADDAMSDGNLQCFNDYDESMVCHFTTDKSKCAEYNMTLKLLGSQNIGHNDCTFKEKERSNDVFKCGCSIDPMVLIIGEEFNATLWNSGKRLNSKILCIKCSIKPKTPTVQEVKRTENGNFLVKWKTNYPDDAPFSKDLIAELSYRKKGETDEVSKNDSTTSHELLGRDLEPNTIYALKVRTYTDMSSRFSDWSEELEFTSPASSRKVLQIVIVFSCIAVIIITSALFWCSVRLKTKLWDNIPKCSNPDLLYMVPGVPKVLSPPKIPLSSIYVDSSKMDTEGKTWTNPSIVDGSSGRGSGSELDSSSSLGYAHTCSMSPEPSNVQIISHLQEALSKVFPSLVPLDENPQSLILAPAMTDDGTQMNCPEPNRDIGVCSSDYNPLHFMSESGGSCGSSCYNNITYSPSVPLNSIQELTTGKTSSFPMQPLLFCNSSYHSGEAEVLKNAHPQLFLGTGQQDLNLSTNCGPVLQTEFSYHPCDGTSDDSETTTSAEDTSLIYGSNDSNVSEPHNVISVVAGYQSFSEAVGKDNKRGTDAFMDVPLPLKGFQDVESSEPLIYDVNPCYHSLPDPGCCLPPSDVDYQSLQSLGQNSPGQWVSDKLLNKCLETEIPQSSMRNIPLNVLSNSQGGQYPIPGNPFLTAFCSDQAMQIDNDSSYHCV; from the exons ATGTTTCTATTGATTATTATATTCACAAACTTTGGGACTTTGATAGCTGATGATG CAATGAGTGACGGAAATCTTCAATGTTTCAACGATTATGACGAAAGTATGGTTTGTCATTTTACAACTGACAAGTCTaagtgcgctgaatacaacatgaCATTGAAATTATTGGGCTCGCAAAATAT AGGCCATAATGATTGTACTTTCAAGGAAAAGGAGAGGTCCAATGATGTTTTCAAATGTGGATGCTCTATTGATCCAATGGTCCTTATTATTGGGGAGGAGTTTAATGCAACACTTTGGAATTCTGGGAAGCGCCTAAATTCCAAAATCCTCTGTATCAAATGCAGCA TAAAACCCAAAACCCCCACAGTCCAAGAGGTGAAACGAACAGAAAATGGGAATTTCCTGGTCAAATGGAAGACAAACTACCCTGATGATGCACCGTTTTCTAAGGACTTGATTGCCGAATTGAGCTACAGAAAGAAAGGAGAAACAGATGAG GTGTCCAAAAATGACTCAACAACTTCCCATGAATTACTTGGCAGAGACTTGGAGCCAAACACCATTTATGCTCTGAAGGTCAGAACTTATACTGACATGAGCAGCCGTTTCAGTGACTGGAGTGAAGAGTTGGAATTCACCAGCC CTGCATCATCTCGGAAAGTACTCCAGATTGTCATTGTTTTCAGTTGCATTGCTGTTATCATCATCACAAGTGCTTTATTTTGGTGCAGTGTTAG ACTCAAAACCAAGTTGTGGGATAATATTCCTAAATGTTCAAACCCAGACCTTTTGTATATGGTTCCAGGAGTGCCTAAG GTATTGTCTCCTCCCAAAATACCTTTGTCCTCCATCTATGTTGATTCTTCAAAAATGGACACTGAAGGAAAAACATG GACAAACCCCTCAATAGTAGATGGGAGCAGTGGAAGAGGTAGTGGCTCAGAGCTTGACTCATCATCTTCCCTGGGTTATGCCCACACATGTTCTATGAGCCCTGAACCTAGTAATGTGCAGATCATTAGCCATCTTCAAGAGGCCCTGAGCAAAGTCTTTCCCAGCCTTGTTCCTTTGGACGAGAATCCTCAGTCATTAATCTTAGCCCCTGCTATGACAGATGATGGTACACAAATGAACTGCCCTGAGCCAAATAGAGACATTGGTGTGTGTTCATCTGACTACAATCCTCTTCATTTTATGAGTGAGTCTGGAGGCTCTTGTGGGTCGTCTTGTTACAACAATATTACCTACTCCCCCTCAGTGCCCCTCAACTCCATTCAAGAGTTAACAACAGGCAAGACATCCTCATTTCCTATGCAGCCTCTGCTCTTTTGTAACTCCTCCTACCATTCTGGTGAGGCTGAAGTGTTGAAAAATGCCCATCCACAGCTGTTTCTTGGTACTGGTCAACAAGACCTTAACTTGTCCACTAACTGTGGACCCGTCTTGCAAACAGAGTTTTCATATCACCCGTGTGATGGCACCAGTGATGATTCAGAGACTACCACGTCAGCAGAGGACACCAGTCTGATCTATGGCTCTAATGACAGCAATGTGTCCGAACCTCACAATGTTATCAGTGTCGTTGCTGGATATCAGAGCTTCAGTGAGGCGGTCGGTAAGGACAATAAGAGAGGAACTGATGCCTTCATGGATGTGCCACTGCCACTTAAGGGTTTCCAGGATGTGGAAAGTAGCGAGCCACTGATTTACGATGTGAATCCATGTTACCACAGCCTGCCTGACCCTGGATGCTGCCTCCCCCCGAGTGACGTCGATTATCAGTCTTTACAGAGCCTGGGACAAAATAGCCCAGGTCAGTGGGTTTCAGACAAACTGCTGAACAAGTGTTTGGAGACTGAGATCCCTCAAAGCTCCATGAGGAACATACCTCTAAATGTCCTGTCCAACTCACAGGGAGGACAATATCCGATACCTGGAAATCCCTTTCTTACTGCTTTCTGTTCAGACCAAGCCATGCAAATAGACAATGACAGCTCCTATCATTGTGTGTGA
- the LOC123999605 gene encoding UNC93-like protein MFSD11 isoform X2 → MADLRIYNVVILGLGFLFIFTAFTTCGNIEQTIVKSLDNDTFTGSGYHSLGIIYGIFSFSNLLAPTVVAIIGPQFTMFFSGILYSGYVAVFITPSTWSFYFTSVLIGIGAAMLWTAQGHFLVENSDASTINRNTGMFWALLQCSMLFGNLYIYFDWNGKMEISDRSRKTIFIGLLVTSVLGTLSFLALRKTLPPEEEMLNEEEGQPLLSSRMMYKQRANSAVQDAKSEFKTILQLLKTKTILLLSCCMAYSGLELSFYSGVYGTCIGATTEFGAAAKGLIGISGIVLGIGEIVGGGVFGLLCKNNRFRRTSVVFLGMVVHFVAFYLIYLNIPDDAPVVLKTSTLNKPYLTPSFLLGLGDSCFNTQLYSILGHVYAEQSAPAFAIFKFIQSIFAAVAFFYSGYLLLTWQLLIMVILGFTGTLCFFMVERIQNFSVDLQQEH, encoded by the exons ATGGCAGACCTCAGGATTTACAACGTTGTCATTCTGGGACTAGGATTTCTGTTCATTTTCACTGCTTTCACCACCTGTGGAAACATTGAA CAAACCATAGTTAAAAGCCTGGACAATGATACCTTCACTGGAAGTGGTTATCACAG CCTTGGAATCATCTATGGAATTTTTTCATTTTCAAATTTGTTAGCTCCAACTGTTGTTGCTATAATTGGACCACAGTTTACAATGTTTTTCAGTGGAATTCTTTACAG TGGTTACGTAGCTGTATTCATCACCCCATCAACATGGTCCTTTTACTTCACCTCAGTACTAATCGGCATAGGAGCAGCCA TGCTTTGGACAGCTCAAGGACACTTCCTTGTGGAGAACTCCGATGCTTCCACCATCAATAGGAACACAGGGATGTTTTGGGCCCTTTTACAGTGCAG CATGTTATTTGGCAATctgtacatttattttgattgGAATGGAAAGATGGAAATATCAG ATAGGAGCAGAAAGACTATCTTTATTGGTCTGCTGGTTACCTCAGTGCTGGGAACACTCAGCTTCCTGGCTCTGAGAAAGACTCTTCCACCAGAGGAGGAGATGCTCAATGAGGAGGAAGGCCAGCCTTTGCTCTCATCTCGCATGAT GTATAAGCAAAGAGCCAACTCTGCAGTACAAGATGCAAAGTCAGAATTCA AGACAATTCTGCAACTGCTCAAAACCAAAACCATATTGCTTCTGAGCTGTTGCATGGCATACAGTG GTCTGGAGCTATCTTTCTACAGTGGTGTGTATGGGACATGTATCGGGGCAACAACAGAGTTTGGAGCGGCAGCTAAAGGCTTGATTGGGATCTCCGGAATCGTGTTGGGGATTGGAGAGATAGTTG GTGGAGGCGTCTTTGGACTACTATGTAAGAATAACCGCTTCAGAAGGACATCTGTGGTCTTCCTGGGGATGGTCGTCCATTTTGTCGCCTTCTACTTGATCTACCTCAACATCCCAGATGATGCCCCTGTGGTTTTAAAAACTAGCACACTGAACAAGCCATATCTGACACCAAG TTTCCTGCTTGGACTCGGTGACAGCTGTTTCAACACTCAACTGTACAGCATCTTGGGGCATGTTTATGCTGAGCAAAGCGCGCCTGCTTTTGCCATCTTCAAATTCATCCAG TCCATTTTTGCAGCAGTTGCCTTCTTCTACAGTGGCTACTTGCTGTTGACATGGCAACTGCTCATTATGGTCATCCTGGGCTTCACTGGAACACTCTGCTTCTTCATGGTGGAAAGAATACAGAACTTCTCTGTAGACCTACAACAAGAGCATTAG
- the LOC123999606 gene encoding ubiquitin domain-containing protein UBFD1-like isoform X1 translates to MATQDGNEEVVMETEATLKEPQPLCENIGEGNAEVSETVSRTDNAGESSSTQDPTVSNGDDNDEGKEMVDLKIIWNKNKYDLKIPLDGTGAKLKERIHSLTGLPPAMQKVMYKGLLPEDKTLREIKVTNGAKIMVVGSTINDVLAVNTPKEVIQQEVKAEENKKEPLCRQKQHRKVLDKGKPEDIMPSVKGTKERLPTVPLAGMYNKSGGKVRLTFKLEQDQLWIGTKERTEKIPMGSIKHVVTEPIEGHEDYHMMAFQLGPTEASQYWVYWVPIQFVDAIKDTVLGKWQYF, encoded by the exons ATGGCGACCCAGGATG GAAATGAAGAAGTCGTAATGGAAACTGAAGCAACGTTGAAAGAGCCACAACCACTGTGTGAAAATATTGGTGAAGGAAATGCTGAAGTATCGGAAACTGTGTCTCGGACAGATAATGCCGGGGAAAGCTCTTCAACTCAGGACCCCACTGTCAGCAATGGAGATGACAAtgatgaaggaaaggagatggTAGATCTAAAGATTATTTGGAACAAGAATAAGTATGATCTCAAGATTCCTTTAGATGGCACTGGAGCCAAACTGAAAGAGCGAATCCATTCACTCACTG GTCTTCCACCTGCTATGCAGAAAGTGATGTACAAGGGACTGCTACCAGAAGATAAGACGCTACGTGAAATTAAAGTTACAAATGGTGCAAAAATAATGGTGGTTGGATCTACAATAAATGATGTACTAGCTGTAAATACTCCAAAAGAGGTTATTCAGCAGGAAGTTAAAGCTGAAGAAAACAAAAAGGAACCTTTGTGTCGGCAAAAA CAACACAGAAAGGTGTTGGACAAAGGCAAACCAGAGGACATAATGCCATCTGTTAAAGGAACAAAG GAACGCTTACCAACAGTGCCTTTAGCCGGAATGTACAACAAATCTGGTGGAAAAGTTCGTCTCACCTTCAAACTGGAACAAGATCAACTGTGGATTGGAACTAAGG agaggacagagaaaatcCCAATGGGCTCCATCAAACATGTGGTGACTGAACCCATTGAAGGCCATGAGGATTATCACATGATG GCGTTTCAGTTGGGTCCAACAGAAGCCTCTCAGTATTGGGTCTACTGGGTGCCAATTCAGTTTGTTGATGCAATCAAAGACACAGTCCTTGGAAAGTGGCAGTATTTCTAA
- the LOC123999605 gene encoding UNC93-like protein MFSD11 isoform X3, translated as MADLRIYNVVILGLGFLFIFTAFTTCGNIEQTIVKSLDNDTFTGSGYHSLGIIYGIFSFSNLLAPTVVAIIGPQFTMFFSGILYSGYVAVFITPSTWSFYFTSVLIGIGAAMLWTAQGHFLVENSDASTINRNTGMFWALLQCSMLFGNLYIYFDWNGKMEISDRSRKTIFIGLLVTSVLGTLSFLALRKTLPPEEEMLNEEEGQPLLSSRMMYKQRANSAVQDAKSEFSLELSFYSGVYGTCIGATTEFGAAAKGLIGISGIVLGIGEIVGGGVFGLLCKNNRFRRTSVVFLGMVVHFVAFYLIYLNIPDDAPVVLKTSTLNKPYLTPSISIALLSSFLLGLGDSCFNTQLYSILGHVYAEQSAPAFAIFKFIQSIFAAVAFFYSGYLLLTWQLLIMVILGFTGTLCFFMVERIQNFSVDLQQEH; from the exons ATGGCAGACCTCAGGATTTACAACGTTGTCATTCTGGGACTAGGATTTCTGTTCATTTTCACTGCTTTCACCACCTGTGGAAACATTGAA CAAACCATAGTTAAAAGCCTGGACAATGATACCTTCACTGGAAGTGGTTATCACAG CCTTGGAATCATCTATGGAATTTTTTCATTTTCAAATTTGTTAGCTCCAACTGTTGTTGCTATAATTGGACCACAGTTTACAATGTTTTTCAGTGGAATTCTTTACAG TGGTTACGTAGCTGTATTCATCACCCCATCAACATGGTCCTTTTACTTCACCTCAGTACTAATCGGCATAGGAGCAGCCA TGCTTTGGACAGCTCAAGGACACTTCCTTGTGGAGAACTCCGATGCTTCCACCATCAATAGGAACACAGGGATGTTTTGGGCCCTTTTACAGTGCAG CATGTTATTTGGCAATctgtacatttattttgattgGAATGGAAAGATGGAAATATCAG ATAGGAGCAGAAAGACTATCTTTATTGGTCTGCTGGTTACCTCAGTGCTGGGAACACTCAGCTTCCTGGCTCTGAGAAAGACTCTTCCACCAGAGGAGGAGATGCTCAATGAGGAGGAAGGCCAGCCTTTGCTCTCATCTCGCATGAT GTATAAGCAAAGAGCCAACTCTGCAGTACAAGATGCAAAGTCAGAATTCA GTCTGGAGCTATCTTTCTACAGTGGTGTGTATGGGACATGTATCGGGGCAACAACAGAGTTTGGAGCGGCAGCTAAAGGCTTGATTGGGATCTCCGGAATCGTGTTGGGGATTGGAGAGATAGTTG GTGGAGGCGTCTTTGGACTACTATGTAAGAATAACCGCTTCAGAAGGACATCTGTGGTCTTCCTGGGGATGGTCGTCCATTTTGTCGCCTTCTACTTGATCTACCTCAACATCCCAGATGATGCCCCTGTGGTTTTAAAAACTAGCACACTGAACAAGCCATATCTGACACCAAG TATCTCTATCGCATTGCTCTCTAGTTTCCTGCTTGGACTCGGTGACAGCTGTTTCAACACTCAACTGTACAGCATCTTGGGGCATGTTTATGCTGAGCAAAGCGCGCCTGCTTTTGCCATCTTCAAATTCATCCAG TCCATTTTTGCAGCAGTTGCCTTCTTCTACAGTGGCTACTTGCTGTTGACATGGCAACTGCTCATTATGGTCATCCTGGGCTTCACTGGAACACTCTGCTTCTTCATGGTGGAAAGAATACAGAACTTCTCTGTAGACCTACAACAAGAGCATTAG